From Thalassotalea euphylliae, the proteins below share one genomic window:
- the putA gene encoding bifunctional proline dehydrogenase/L-glutamate gamma-semialdehyde dehydrogenase PutA, translating to MLFTGSLTAPKTQEGAIRQTIRDHYRADENQVLANLLPIAEISVDAKSRAWDYARQLVVNIRKDQVGKGGVDALLNEFSLSTEEGVVLMCLAEALLRVPDKATADSLIRDKLAEGDWSSHIGNSDSLFVNASSWGLLLTGKLVNYSDKKKKAQFGLLKQTVGRLGEPVIRKAVRYAMKIMGTQFVMGHTIDGAIERAVETEAKGYTYSYDMLGEGARTMADADRYFNAYMTAIDAIGKAANHKGPQRSPGISIKLSAIHPRYEFSHRERVIDELIPRLKQLALAAKAYDIGFTVDAEEADRLDISLDIIEAVFADAELDGWNGFGIAVQAYQKRGLFVIEWVRELTQKVGRQMMVRLVKGAYWDSEIKISQAEGFEDFPVFSRKPSTDVSYQACAKKLLEYRDTIYPQFATHNAYTVATILEMAENHQGFEFQRLHGMGESLYDQVVTGKQVPCRVYAPVGEHSDLLAYLVRRLLENGANSSFVNNIVDEDIPVESLLADPVETVQSWQNKYNPQIPQSIELYGSERANSKGLDLTDIDQITVMRDNMQAWFETTKAIEAIDGAEPVTNPANNNEVLGYIEHADEAQMSAIVTRVHGAFGSWSATPVAERAAVLLKTADLLETHRDELIALCTKEAGKTIADGIAEVREAVDFCRYYAARAEELLADGTLEARGVVLCISPWNFPLAIFLGQVSAALVAGNTVVAKPAEQTSLVALRTIELMKEAGLPASAVEPVIARGSKVGQTIVPDERIQAIMFTGSTETGSWISQKLAERAGDPVPLIAETGGQNCMIVDSTALPEQVVDDVVASGFQSAGQRCSALRVLFLQEEVADKIITMIKGAMQELHIGDPAMLTTDVGPVIDKRALNALNEHVDYVKSRGTLHFACKAPNLAINDDEHNFFVPRLYEISDLSVLTKEVFGPVVHVIRYKAENLENVIDQINGTGFGLTMGIHTRIEDKAKYLAARSRAGNVYVNRNMIGAVVGVQPFGGRGLSGTGPKAGGPMYLTRLVKEKPENSAQAQIQAKANDATLTEVQQASLNSLFELAKTTVSSVASDLANQPKAELSWSFTPLNDRLSLVRQLLAQLASNKVVLAQESDLAQSLHDARSQLLFAEKTLAKPTELPGPTGESNILYLESRGTLACIRCQATSFNFWLVAVASALVAGNCVVAVVDDKYLEEAKSIAQQLTAIGLPKGVFTVAKLGHLPAVLNHAHLAGAITSNNSKVKQYAGETIAARKGAILPLITAYTNEGLFHRLVTEKTITIDTTAAGGNASLMTMESNVG from the coding sequence ATGCTTTTTACCGGCTCACTCACAGCACCCAAAACACAAGAAGGTGCTATTCGTCAGACGATTCGCGATCACTATCGCGCGGATGAAAATCAAGTATTAGCCAACCTTTTACCCATTGCTGAAATTAGCGTTGATGCTAAATCTCGCGCTTGGGATTATGCCCGCCAGCTCGTGGTCAACATTCGTAAAGACCAAGTCGGCAAAGGCGGTGTTGACGCGCTACTAAACGAATTCTCATTGTCTACCGAAGAAGGCGTGGTACTTATGTGTTTGGCAGAAGCGCTGTTGCGTGTGCCAGATAAAGCCACGGCCGATAGCCTGATCCGCGATAAGTTAGCCGAAGGCGACTGGTCATCACATATCGGCAACAGTGACTCGTTATTCGTTAATGCCTCTTCTTGGGGCTTATTGCTAACAGGCAAACTGGTTAACTATTCTGATAAAAAGAAAAAAGCCCAGTTTGGTTTGTTAAAACAAACAGTTGGCCGTTTAGGTGAACCTGTGATCCGCAAAGCCGTGCGCTACGCCATGAAAATTATGGGCACCCAATTTGTCATGGGACACACCATTGATGGTGCGATTGAGCGCGCGGTGGAAACCGAAGCGAAAGGCTACACCTACTCGTACGATATGCTAGGTGAAGGCGCTCGCACTATGGCCGATGCCGATCGCTACTTTAACGCTTACATGACGGCGATAGATGCCATCGGTAAAGCCGCCAATCACAAAGGCCCTCAGCGAAGCCCAGGTATTTCAATTAAATTGTCAGCGATTCACCCGCGTTATGAGTTCTCACATCGCGAGCGCGTTATTGACGAATTAATTCCGCGCCTCAAGCAATTGGCATTAGCGGCTAAAGCTTACGACATTGGTTTTACCGTTGACGCCGAAGAAGCCGATCGCTTAGATATTTCCCTCGATATTATTGAAGCGGTATTCGCTGATGCCGAATTAGACGGCTGGAATGGTTTTGGTATTGCGGTACAAGCCTACCAAAAACGCGGTTTATTCGTGATTGAATGGGTACGCGAGCTCACCCAAAAAGTTGGCCGCCAAATGATGGTGCGTTTGGTCAAAGGTGCTTACTGGGACAGCGAAATTAAAATCTCACAAGCCGAAGGCTTTGAGGATTTCCCGGTGTTCTCGCGCAAACCGTCGACTGACGTTTCATACCAAGCGTGTGCTAAGAAGCTACTTGAGTACCGCGACACCATTTACCCACAATTTGCCACTCACAACGCGTACACGGTTGCCACCATTTTAGAAATGGCGGAAAACCACCAAGGCTTTGAATTCCAGCGTTTGCACGGTATGGGTGAATCCCTCTACGACCAAGTGGTGACGGGTAAACAAGTTCCTTGTCGTGTTTATGCACCAGTGGGTGAACATTCAGACTTACTGGCGTATTTAGTGCGCCGCTTACTGGAAAATGGTGCCAACAGCTCGTTTGTTAACAATATTGTTGATGAAGATATTCCGGTAGAAAGCCTGTTGGCTGACCCTGTTGAAACCGTGCAAAGCTGGCAAAACAAATACAACCCGCAAATACCACAGTCTATCGAGCTATACGGCAGCGAGCGCGCTAACTCTAAAGGTTTAGATTTAACCGATATCGATCAAATCACTGTGATGCGCGACAACATGCAAGCTTGGTTTGAAACGACAAAAGCCATCGAAGCTATCGACGGCGCAGAGCCCGTTACCAATCCAGCCAACAACAATGAAGTGTTGGGCTATATTGAACACGCTGACGAAGCACAAATGTCTGCCATTGTAACGCGTGTGCACGGTGCATTTGGCAGCTGGTCAGCAACGCCAGTCGCGGAGCGCGCAGCGGTACTACTAAAAACTGCCGACTTACTGGAAACACATCGCGACGAGTTAATTGCTCTTTGTACCAAAGAAGCAGGTAAAACCATTGCTGATGGTATTGCCGAAGTGCGTGAAGCAGTCGACTTTTGCCGTTATTACGCCGCACGCGCTGAAGAGTTGTTAGCCGATGGTACGCTTGAAGCGCGTGGTGTAGTGCTGTGTATTAGCCCGTGGAACTTCCCATTGGCAATTTTCTTAGGCCAAGTTTCAGCGGCATTGGTTGCCGGTAATACTGTGGTGGCTAAACCCGCCGAGCAAACCAGTTTAGTCGCCCTGCGCACCATCGAATTAATGAAAGAGGCTGGCTTGCCAGCATCGGCAGTAGAGCCCGTAATTGCGCGTGGCAGCAAAGTTGGCCAAACCATAGTGCCAGACGAACGCATTCAAGCCATTATGTTCACTGGCTCAACGGAAACGGGCAGCTGGATTTCGCAAAAACTGGCCGAGCGCGCTGGTGACCCTGTGCCACTTATCGCCGAAACTGGTGGCCAAAACTGTATGATTGTTGACTCAACCGCCTTGCCAGAGCAAGTGGTTGATGATGTCGTTGCCTCAGGTTTCCAAAGTGCTGGCCAACGTTGTAGCGCACTGCGCGTGTTGTTCCTGCAAGAAGAAGTCGCTGATAAAATCATCACAATGATCAAAGGCGCAATGCAAGAGTTGCACATTGGCGATCCTGCCATGCTAACCACGGATGTTGGCCCAGTGATCGACAAGCGCGCCTTAAATGCGCTAAACGAACACGTTGATTACGTAAAGTCGCGCGGTACTTTGCATTTTGCTTGCAAGGCACCGAACTTGGCAATTAACGATGATGAGCACAACTTCTTTGTCCCTCGCTTGTATGAGATCAGCGACTTATCGGTATTAACCAAAGAAGTATTCGGCCCTGTTGTTCATGTGATTCGCTACAAGGCGGAAAACTTGGAAAACGTGATTGACCAAATCAATGGCACGGGCTTTGGCTTAACCATGGGGATTCACACCCGCATTGAAGACAAAGCCAAGTACCTTGCCGCTCGCTCTCGCGCTGGTAATGTTTACGTAAACCGCAATATGATTGGTGCCGTGGTCGGTGTCCAGCCGTTCGGTGGCCGTGGCTTATCAGGCACAGGGCCAAAAGCGGGTGGGCCAATGTACTTAACCCGTTTGGTTAAAGAAAAGCCGGAAAACAGTGCGCAAGCTCAAATACAAGCAAAAGCGAATGACGCCACCTTAACCGAGGTTCAGCAAGCGTCACTCAACAGTTTATTTGAACTCGCGAAAACCACAGTTTCAAGCGTAGCCAGTGATTTGGCTAACCAACCCAAAGCAGAACTTAGCTGGTCGTTTACGCCATTAAATGATCGTTTGTCGCTGGTACGCCAATTGTTAGCACAACTGGCCTCAAATAAAGTAGTACTCGCGCAAGAGAGTGATTTAGCCCAAAGTTTACATGATGCCCGCAGTCAGTTGCTGTTTGCTGAAAAAACCTTGGCTAAGCCAACTGAGTTACCGGGGCCAACAGGTGAATCTAACATCTTGTATCTAGAATCGCGCGGCACACTCGCGTGTATTCGCTGCCAAGCCACTAGCTTTAACTTCTGGTTAGTCGCCGTAGCGTCAGCACTAGTGGCTGGTAACTGTGTCGTTGCTGTGGTTGATGACAAATACCTTGAAGAGGCCAAAAGTATTGCCCAGCAGCTGACTGCGATTGGCTTGCCGAAAGGTGTGTTTACCGTTGCAAAACTAGGCCACTTACCCGCTGTACTTAACCATGCTCATTTGGCAGGTGCGATAACCAGTAACAACAGCAAAGTTAAGCAATATGCAGGTGAAACCATTGCCGCGCGTAAAGGAGCAATTTTACCTCTCATTACCGCTTATACGAATGAAGGCTTGTTCCACCGCTTGGTGACTGAAAAGACTATCACGATAGACACCACAGCCGCTGGCGGCAACGCGTCATTAATGACAATGGAGTCGAATGTCGGTTAA
- a CDS encoding NUDIX hydrolase, giving the protein MKKYVAGFLFTQDASKVVLIEKINPTWQRGLLNGVGGKIEAGEQPIAAMVREFAEETGVTTNATQWTHFAQVFRPNGYDVAFFFAHSDLAYKARTVEQEKVQLIDVQALPNNLLPNLRWLIPLALDQQADFTTPIQINEVAGER; this is encoded by the coding sequence ATGAAAAAATACGTAGCGGGCTTTTTGTTTACCCAAGATGCATCAAAAGTTGTGTTAATCGAGAAAATCAATCCCACTTGGCAGCGTGGTTTACTCAATGGTGTCGGCGGAAAAATTGAAGCAGGCGAACAACCCATCGCGGCTATGGTTCGCGAATTTGCAGAAGAAACTGGCGTTACCACCAATGCAACGCAATGGACGCACTTTGCCCAGGTATTTCGCCCCAACGGCTACGATGTCGCCTTTTTCTTTGCTCACTCAGATCTGGCCTACAAGGCGAGAACGGTGGAACAAGAAAAAGTCCAGCTAATTGATGTGCAAGCGCTACCAAACAATCTACTGCCTAACCTGCGTTGGCTGATTCCACTCGCGCTCGATCAGCAAGCAGATTTTACAACCCCAATTCAGATCAACGAAGTTGCAGGTGAGCGTTGA
- a CDS encoding NADPH-dependent 2,4-dienoyl-CoA reductase, whose translation MTTATTTATQYPHMLEPLDLGFTTLRNRVLMGSMHTGLEEERGGFKKLAAFYAERAKGGCGLIVTGGVSPNIRGRVEPLGSQISRFWHVNKHKEVTEAVHNEGGKICLQLLHTGRYAYHPFSVAPSAIKAPINPFKPKEMSISDIRGTIKDYAKASKLAQKAGYDGVEIMGSEGYLINQFSCKRTNHRTDEWGGSLENRMRLGVETVRAVREKVGEHFIIIFRLSMLDLVEGGNEWHEVVTMAKAIEAAGATIINTGIGWHEARVPTIATSVPRAAFTWITERMKKEVSIPLVTTNRINTPEVAEQVLADGHADMVSMARPFLADAHFVNKAAAGKAEEINTCIGCNQACLDHVFKRQRASCLVNPEACYETELTFSNTKQQKRIAVVGAGPAGLAFSVYASKRGHAVEIFDAAGEIGGQFNFAKQVPGKEEFYETLRYFRVQLENLNVPVHLNSWQTAQSLAEAGFDEVVLATGIKPRALNIPGIDNEKVMSYLDVLRDKKPVGQKVAVIGAGGIGFDVSMFLTEKEGLVNDVDEWLKEWGVDRNYETGGALLPTAPHKAEREVFLMQRKTTKVGAGLGKTTGWIHRASLQKKGVNMIPGCSYKEINDQGIVIEINGEPQLIEVDNVIVCAGQEPNRDLQQGLVDLGQSCHIIGGADVAAELDAKRAIRQGAELAAKI comes from the coding sequence ATGACAACTGCAACGACAACCGCAACTCAATACCCTCATATGCTTGAACCTTTAGATCTCGGTTTTACAACACTGAGAAATCGCGTGTTAATGGGCTCTATGCACACTGGCCTAGAAGAAGAGCGAGGCGGCTTTAAAAAGCTCGCTGCTTTTTATGCTGAACGCGCCAAAGGTGGTTGTGGTTTAATTGTGACGGGCGGTGTTAGTCCCAACATTCGCGGTCGTGTTGAGCCATTAGGTAGCCAGATCAGCCGCTTTTGGCATGTCAATAAACACAAAGAAGTGACCGAGGCGGTGCACAACGAAGGTGGTAAAATTTGTTTGCAGCTACTGCACACTGGCCGTTATGCCTATCACCCATTTAGTGTGGCGCCAAGTGCGATTAAAGCGCCAATCAATCCATTCAAACCGAAAGAAATGTCGATCAGTGATATTCGCGGTACCATCAAAGATTATGCGAAGGCATCAAAACTAGCGCAGAAAGCCGGTTACGACGGTGTTGAAATCATGGGCTCGGAAGGCTACCTGATCAACCAGTTTAGCTGTAAGCGCACCAATCACCGTACCGACGAATGGGGTGGTTCGTTAGAAAATCGCATGCGCCTTGGGGTTGAAACTGTGCGTGCGGTTCGCGAAAAAGTCGGTGAACACTTTATTATTATTTTCCGTTTATCCATGCTCGATCTGGTGGAAGGTGGTAACGAGTGGCATGAAGTTGTGACTATGGCCAAAGCCATTGAGGCAGCTGGCGCAACCATCATCAATACAGGTATTGGTTGGCACGAAGCGCGTGTACCGACCATTGCCACCTCAGTGCCTCGTGCGGCGTTTACTTGGATCACCGAGCGCATGAAAAAGGAAGTGAGCATTCCATTGGTCACCACTAACCGTATCAATACGCCAGAAGTGGCTGAGCAAGTGCTGGCTGATGGTCACGCCGATATGGTGTCAATGGCGCGTCCGTTCCTGGCCGATGCTCATTTTGTCAATAAAGCCGCAGCGGGCAAAGCGGAAGAGATTAATACGTGTATTGGCTGTAACCAAGCGTGTTTAGATCATGTCTTCAAGCGCCAGCGTGCATCGTGTTTGGTGAATCCAGAAGCGTGTTACGAAACTGAGCTAACCTTTAGCAACACCAAGCAACAAAAACGCATTGCCGTAGTAGGTGCCGGCCCCGCGGGTCTGGCATTTAGTGTTTACGCCTCGAAACGCGGTCACGCGGTGGAAATTTTCGATGCAGCGGGTGAAATTGGTGGTCAATTTAACTTTGCAAAACAAGTTCCGGGTAAAGAAGAGTTTTATGAAACGCTGCGCTATTTCCGTGTTCAGCTTGAAAACTTGAACGTACCAGTGCATTTAAACAGCTGGCAAACCGCACAAAGCTTAGCAGAAGCTGGTTTTGACGAAGTGGTATTGGCAACGGGCATTAAACCTCGCGCATTAAATATTCCAGGCATTGATAACGAAAAAGTCATGAGCTACTTAGACGTACTGCGCGATAAAAAGCCTGTCGGTCAAAAAGTGGCGGTGATCGGTGCAGGTGGTATTGGCTTTGACGTCTCTATGTTCCTAACCGAAAAAGAAGGCTTAGTGAATGATGTCGATGAGTGGTTAAAAGAGTGGGGTGTAGACCGCAACTATGAAACTGGCGGTGCCTTATTGCCAACAGCGCCACATAAAGCAGAGCGCGAAGTCTTCTTAATGCAGCGCAAAACCACCAAAGTAGGTGCGGGCTTAGGTAAAACGACGGGTTGGATCCACCGTGCTTCACTGCAAAAGAAAGGCGTAAATATGATACCGGGTTGTAGTTACAAAGAAATTAACGACCAAGGTATTGTGATTGAAATTAATGGCGAGCCGCAGCTGATTGAAGTCGACAACGTCATCGTTTGTGCTGGCCAAGAGCCAAATCGCGATTTACAGCAAGGCTTAGTTGACCTAGGGCAGAGCTGTCACATTATCGGTGGTGCCGATGTGGCTGCGGAGCTTGACGCTAAGCGTGCTATTCGCCAAGGGGCGGAATTAGCGGCGAAGATTTAG
- a CDS encoding MFS transporter — MSASGLNSLEKKAAFSLATVFGLRMLGLFMILPVFAIYGPELTGFSPIWLGLAIGAYGLTQALLQIPMGILSDKFGRKPIIMGGLVVFAIGSVVAAMSDSIYGVVLGRALQGMGAIASAILALAADLTREEQRPKVMATIGMFIGLSFTLALVVGPLVGESYGLSGLFWFTGILTIFAMLMILFMVPNSVHKAPKGDNVAMLDQLGSLAKHPQLARLNIGVFVLHMALTACFIYLPTRLVESGVALEQHWRLYLPTLLCSFFLMVPFMIIGIKKGKEKEMFLAAITLLALTLLMFGVLANTTTTLVVLILLFFVAFNYLEATMPSILSRIAPAGVKGSAMGIFSSSQFFGAFAGGAIGGWLANSFDATVVFLVMALIVGVWLVAASGMKRQAKSKSFSFAAQFSSEQQADEVAEQLVNMPGVVEATLVYSEAVAYLKLDDKVADIKEIKALLNA; from the coding sequence ATGAGTGCTTCTGGACTAAATTCCCTCGAAAAAAAGGCGGCGTTTTCACTGGCAACCGTCTTTGGCCTGCGTATGTTGGGCCTGTTTATGATCTTACCTGTGTTTGCCATTTATGGGCCAGAGCTTACCGGCTTTTCACCAATTTGGCTGGGGTTGGCGATTGGTGCTTACGGGTTAACGCAAGCACTGCTACAAATTCCAATGGGCATACTTTCCGATAAGTTTGGTCGCAAGCCTATTATCATGGGGGGCTTAGTGGTATTTGCCATTGGTAGCGTGGTTGCCGCGATGTCTGACTCGATTTATGGCGTAGTGCTTGGCCGTGCATTGCAAGGTATGGGGGCAATCGCAAGTGCCATTTTAGCGCTAGCCGCCGACCTCACGCGTGAGGAGCAGCGGCCTAAAGTAATGGCGACGATTGGCATGTTTATCGGTTTATCCTTCACATTGGCGCTCGTTGTCGGGCCATTAGTGGGGGAAAGTTACGGCTTGAGTGGGCTTTTTTGGTTTACTGGCATCTTAACGATTTTCGCCATGCTGATGATCCTGTTTATGGTGCCAAATTCTGTGCACAAAGCGCCAAAAGGCGATAATGTCGCTATGCTCGACCAACTGGGTAGCTTGGCTAAGCATCCGCAACTGGCGCGCCTGAACATCGGTGTTTTCGTCTTGCATATGGCATTAACCGCTTGTTTTATTTACTTACCGACGCGCTTGGTCGAAAGCGGCGTAGCGCTTGAACAACACTGGCGTTTATACCTGCCAACCTTACTGTGTTCATTTTTCTTGATGGTGCCGTTTATGATCATTGGCATCAAAAAAGGTAAAGAAAAAGAAATGTTTTTGGCGGCGATCACCTTACTAGCGTTGACCTTGCTGATGTTTGGGGTGCTTGCGAATACAACCACTACGCTCGTGGTGTTAATTCTGCTGTTCTTTGTTGCCTTTAATTATTTAGAAGCAACGATGCCATCCATTCTATCGCGTATTGCCCCAGCTGGCGTTAAAGGCAGTGCCATGGGGATTTTCTCGTCGAGTCAGTTTTTTGGAGCGTTTGCGGGTGGTGCGATTGGCGGCTGGCTTGCCAATAGCTTTGATGCCACTGTGGTGTTTTTAGTGATGGCCTTAATTGTTGGTGTTTGGCTGGTGGCTGCCAGTGGTATGAAACGTCAGGCAAAATCGAAAAGTTTCAGTTTTGCTGCGCAATTTAGCTCAGAGCAACAAGCTGATGAAGTGGCTGAGCAACTCGTTAATATGCCCGGTGTAGTGGAAGCTACCTTAGTGTATTCAGAAGCCGTTGCCTACCTAAAGCTAGATGACAAAGTGGCTGATATTAAAGAAATTAAAGCGCTGTTAAACGCTTAA
- a CDS encoding amidase — MNLYIQSKKSYKVKHPVCTRNVLKSAFVSLVLLANVATAHRSSALDLATFTETATIPQLHQKMKTGELSSEALVRFYLDRIAAIDDSGPMLNTVVQLNANALAQAKAFDQRLKSGGLVGAMHGIPVLLKDNIDTTDGMANTAGSLALANNFPKQEAFLVTQLKKAGAIILGKANLSEWANFRSDKASSGWTSLYGQTKNPYDLTRNPCGSSAGSGAAIAANLATVAVGTETDGSITCPSAVNGVVGIKPTIGTVSRQGIIPIAFSQDTAGPMARNVVNAQIALAAMTGFDRQDPAPVKIDDKTQTFAKNSSQGKRIGVLRQLSGYHRDVDQLFEEAIKQLEAQGAVIVDDLAFDEGVSWGAQEYDVLLYEFKDGINHYLKGTAQGLPKSLAELIEFNNKHSDKTMPYFDQEIFISAQEKGDLTSEAYLTARKHAKEMSQAKGIDKLLETHQLDVLIAPTTGPAWKTDLVNGDNFSGSASSPAAVAGYPHITVPMGYVSGLPVGLSLFGAKLAEPVLIDVAYAYEQATLHRKPPKFTGR; from the coding sequence ATGAACTTATATATTCAATCGAAAAAAAGCTACAAGGTAAAACATCCTGTTTGCACGCGCAACGTATTAAAATCTGCATTTGTCAGTTTGGTATTGCTAGCCAATGTAGCCACGGCTCATCGTTCTTCAGCCCTTGATTTAGCAACCTTTACTGAAACGGCCACAATTCCTCAGTTACATCAGAAAATGAAAACAGGTGAGCTAAGCAGTGAGGCGCTGGTGCGTTTTTATTTGGATCGAATTGCCGCCATTGATGACAGCGGCCCCATGCTTAACACGGTTGTGCAATTGAACGCGAATGCACTGGCGCAAGCTAAAGCTTTTGATCAGCGCTTAAAAAGTGGTGGTTTAGTGGGGGCAATGCACGGTATTCCGGTATTGCTCAAAGACAACATAGACACCACCGATGGTATGGCCAATACCGCAGGGTCGCTCGCGCTTGCCAATAACTTTCCGAAACAAGAGGCCTTTTTAGTCACCCAGTTAAAAAAAGCGGGCGCGATTATTTTAGGTAAAGCGAATCTCAGCGAGTGGGCAAATTTTAGAAGTGATAAAGCCAGCAGTGGCTGGACTAGCCTTTATGGTCAAACGAAAAACCCTTACGATTTAACACGCAATCCTTGTGGTTCAAGCGCTGGCTCAGGAGCGGCCATTGCCGCTAACCTTGCTACGGTCGCGGTCGGGACTGAAACCGATGGGTCAATAACGTGCCCGTCAGCGGTCAATGGGGTGGTCGGCATTAAGCCAACCATAGGGACGGTGAGCCGCCAAGGCATTATTCCCATTGCCTTTAGCCAAGATACGGCAGGGCCAATGGCGCGCAATGTGGTTAACGCTCAGATCGCACTAGCAGCAATGACGGGATTTGATCGGCAAGATCCTGCACCAGTAAAAATTGATGATAAAACGCAAACATTCGCGAAAAACAGTAGTCAAGGCAAGCGTATCGGTGTGTTGCGTCAGCTTAGTGGCTATCACCGAGATGTTGACCAATTGTTTGAGGAGGCTATCAAACAGCTTGAAGCGCAAGGCGCGGTTATTGTTGATGACTTAGCGTTCGATGAAGGCGTCAGCTGGGGCGCTCAAGAATATGACGTGTTACTTTATGAGTTTAAAGACGGGATTAATCACTACCTTAAAGGTACAGCACAAGGTTTGCCTAAGTCGCTAGCTGAGCTGATTGAATTTAATAACAAGCACAGTGATAAAACCATGCCGTATTTCGATCAGGAAATTTTTATCAGTGCTCAAGAAAAAGGTGATTTAACCAGCGAAGCATACCTAACGGCGCGCAAGCACGCGAAAGAAATGAGCCAAGCTAAAGGTATCGATAAGCTGCTAGAAACCCATCAATTAGACGTGCTTATTGCGCCAACCACGGGGCCAGCGTGGAAAACAGACTTAGTCAATGGCGATAACTTCTCAGGCTCTGCCTCATCACCTGCTGCTGTCGCAGGCTACCCACATATTACCGTGCCTATGGGATATGTGAGTGGTTTACCTGTGGGTTTATCGCTATTTGGGGCAAAGTTGGCGGAACCTGTATTGATCGATGTTGCTTATGCTTACGAGCAGGCGACTTTACACCGCAAGCCACCTAAGTTTACTGGGCGATAG